From one Streptomyces sp. NBC_01478 genomic stretch:
- a CDS encoding response regulator transcription factor — translation MTTGPLRLLVADDHTVVRAGLRALLDGEPDIDVIAEAGSGEEAVRLAAQLTPDVALMDLRFAGPGSGIDGVEAVRRLAVRAPGVAVVMLTSYAGRADVVRALEAGARGYVLKAGPPEELFQAVRTAAAGSVGLAADVVGELVGQVVDPAQELTHREVEVVRLMAEGHSNRAIAEALFLSEATVKTHLVRIYRKFKVDNRAAAVSEAVRRGLLELT, via the coding sequence ATGACCACCGGACCGCTCCGCCTCCTGGTCGCGGACGACCACACCGTCGTACGGGCCGGACTGCGCGCCCTGCTCGACGGCGAACCGGACATCGACGTGATCGCCGAGGCCGGCAGCGGCGAGGAAGCCGTACGCCTGGCCGCGCAGTTGACGCCCGACGTCGCGCTGATGGATCTGCGGTTCGCCGGGCCGGGGAGCGGGATCGACGGCGTCGAGGCCGTCCGCCGGCTCGCCGTGCGGGCGCCGGGCGTGGCGGTGGTCATGCTGACCAGCTATGCCGGACGAGCCGATGTCGTACGGGCGTTGGAGGCGGGCGCCCGTGGCTATGTGCTGAAGGCGGGACCGCCGGAGGAACTGTTCCAGGCGGTCCGTACGGCCGCCGCCGGCTCGGTCGGGCTGGCGGCGGACGTCGTCGGCGAACTCGTCGGCCAAGTGGTCGACCCCGCCCAGGAGTTGACCCACCGCGAGGTCGAGGTCGTCCGGCTGATGGCCGAGGGCCACAGCAACCGGGCCATCGCCGAGGCGTTGTTCCTCAGCGAGGCCACGGTCAAGACCCATCTCGTGCGGATCTACCGCAAGTTCAAGGTCGACAACCGGGCGGCGGCCGTGTCGGAGGCCGTCCGCCGCGGGCTGCTCGAACTCACCTGA
- a CDS encoding sensor histidine kinase encodes MSARAPLTAHGSRPTLEHVSHLAFFLVVGAGFVRLAVLDIPLCWYIVSVSGALALVYAAGLTWWDRLGPLGRRAWVPVLVLLWTALTFLTPAPLTTAYVWCAVPLACVALRVLGRRAAVVTVAVITVVLVGALVRSTGRFDPEVALVPVAAVWATVALYRTQQRDAAVRQRLVEELRDTRDTLAEQQRQAGVLAERTRIARDLHDTLAQELAGSVMMLQVAERDWDERPDVARTRVRAVTDGLGANLAETRRIIRDLTPAAVAEAGLEDALRLLCARSRTEGAGARVRFRTVGADRPVLDDHTATTLFRVAQSTLANVREHARAGTVSVTYRRHRDRVELEVSDDGLGFDPAAALAAGARADRGFGLPAARARLRECGGDLDVSSVPGRGTRVRATVAARPLSRPVAPLTAASTA; translated from the coding sequence GTGTCCGCACGTGCTCCGCTGACCGCTCACGGCAGCCGGCCCACCCTGGAACACGTGTCCCATCTCGCGTTCTTCCTCGTCGTCGGGGCGGGCTTCGTCCGGCTCGCCGTGCTCGACATCCCGTTGTGCTGGTACATCGTGAGCGTCAGCGGAGCGCTGGCGCTGGTGTACGCGGCCGGGCTGACGTGGTGGGACCGGCTCGGGCCGCTCGGCAGGCGCGCGTGGGTCCCCGTACTGGTTCTGCTGTGGACCGCTCTGACCTTCCTCACCCCGGCACCGCTGACAACCGCCTATGTGTGGTGCGCCGTTCCGCTCGCCTGCGTCGCCCTGCGGGTGCTCGGCCGGCGGGCCGCCGTGGTGACCGTGGCCGTGATCACCGTCGTCCTCGTCGGGGCGCTGGTGCGGTCCACGGGCCGGTTCGACCCCGAGGTCGCGCTGGTGCCCGTCGCGGCGGTGTGGGCGACCGTCGCCCTCTACCGGACCCAGCAGCGGGACGCGGCCGTCCGCCAGCGGCTCGTGGAGGAACTGCGGGACACCCGGGACACCCTCGCCGAGCAACAGCGGCAGGCCGGCGTGCTCGCGGAGCGCACCCGCATCGCCCGCGACCTGCACGACACCCTGGCCCAGGAACTCGCGGGCAGCGTCATGATGCTGCAGGTCGCCGAGCGCGACTGGGACGAGCGGCCGGACGTGGCACGCACCCGGGTCCGAGCCGTGACCGACGGACTCGGCGCGAATCTGGCGGAGACCCGGAGGATCATCCGCGACCTCACTCCCGCCGCCGTCGCCGAGGCGGGCCTGGAGGACGCACTGCGACTGCTGTGCGCCCGGTCGCGGACGGAGGGCGCCGGAGCCAGGGTCCGGTTCCGCACGGTGGGCGCGGACCGGCCGGTACTCGACGACCACACGGCCACCACCCTCTTCCGCGTCGCCCAGAGCACGCTGGCGAACGTCCGCGAACACGCCCGCGCGGGAACCGTGTCGGTCACCTACCGACGGCACCGGGACCGGGTGGAACTCGAAGTGAGCGACGACGGGCTGGGCTTCGACCCCGCCGCGGCCCTCGCGGCCGGTGCCCGCGCGGACCGCGGCTTCGGACTGCCCGCCGCCCGGGCGCGATTGCGCGAGTGCGGCGGCGACCTCGACGTGAGCAGCGTGCCGGGCCGGGGGACCAGGGTCCGCGCCACGGTGGCCGCCCGGCCCCTGAGCCGACCGGTCGCCCCCCTCACCGCGGCGAGCACCGCATGA
- a CDS encoding ABC transporter substrate-binding protein gives MSSFLSRRRVLAGGAGAALGTSVLGATATTAAAAPSRRSSREETRTIDDLYRAALADGGKLVIYAGGDTPTQQDATKAAFKKRFPDIDLTLIVDYSKYHDVRVDNQFATDTLVPDVVQLQTLQDFTRWKEQGRLLPYRPAGFSKVYDKFKDPQGTWVAIGAIGFSFLYDVAAVGSDAPRTPLDLIDPKWKGRIASSYPHDDDASLYLYTLYAQRYGWEWVAALAGQDVRFARGSNTPGDAVRAGQKAIGVGSSGSLVSSSPVKWVVPDGHPFMAWGQRAAILKQAKNPTAAKLYLNWQLSDAQQGASFNGWSVRTDTTLPTGLKPIWEYPNANIDGFPRFMADRAAVERWKQTFALYFGEVKGDPSPGWLGLHPGA, from the coding sequence GTGTCCAGCTTCCTCAGCAGACGACGTGTACTTGCCGGCGGAGCCGGTGCCGCCCTCGGGACTAGCGTGCTCGGTGCCACGGCCACGACCGCCGCCGCTGCCCCGTCCCGCCGGTCCTCGCGGGAGGAGACCAGGACGATCGACGATCTGTACCGGGCCGCCCTCGCGGACGGCGGCAAGCTCGTGATCTACGCCGGGGGTGACACACCGACCCAGCAGGACGCCACCAAGGCGGCCTTCAAGAAGCGTTTCCCCGACATCGATCTGACGCTGATCGTCGACTACAGCAAGTACCACGACGTGCGCGTGGACAACCAGTTCGCGACCGACACCCTGGTACCCGACGTCGTACAGCTCCAGACCTTGCAGGACTTCACACGCTGGAAGGAGCAGGGCCGCCTGCTGCCGTACCGGCCGGCCGGGTTCTCGAAGGTCTACGACAAGTTCAAGGATCCCCAGGGCACTTGGGTCGCCATCGGCGCGATCGGCTTCAGCTTCCTGTACGACGTCGCCGCGGTGGGTTCCGATGCTCCCAGGACTCCGCTCGATCTGATCGACCCCAAGTGGAAGGGGAGGATCGCCTCGTCCTACCCGCACGACGACGACGCGTCCCTCTACCTCTACACGCTGTACGCGCAGCGGTACGGCTGGGAGTGGGTCGCCGCGCTCGCCGGACAGGACGTGCGGTTCGCCCGGGGCAGCAACACCCCGGGCGACGCGGTCCGCGCCGGGCAGAAGGCGATCGGTGTCGGCTCGTCGGGCTCGCTGGTCTCCTCGTCTCCCGTGAAGTGGGTCGTCCCCGACGGCCATCCCTTCATGGCCTGGGGCCAGCGCGCCGCGATCCTCAAGCAGGCCAAGAACCCTACGGCCGCCAAGCTCTACCTCAACTGGCAACTGTCCGACGCCCAGCAGGGGGCGTCCTTCAACGGCTGGTCCGTGCGGACCGACACCACGCTCCCGACGGGCCTGAAGCCGATCTGGGAGTACCCGAACGCGAACATCGACGGCTTCCCCCGCTTCATGGCCGACCGTGCGGCGGTCGAGCGCTGGAAGCAGACCTTCGCCCTCTACTTCGGCGAGGTGAAGGGCGATCCCTCGCCGGGCTGGCTGGGGCTGCACCCGGGGGCGTGA
- a CDS encoding TetR/AcrR family transcriptional regulator produces MPKLWNETIEEHRRAVRDTVLETTAVLVTERGLRAVTMSKIAEESGIGRATLYKYFPDVESIMTAWHEQQIAGHLRELAELRDGAGSAGERLGAVLEAYAFIQQRRHGHGPELGALLHQGAHVVGAEQHLHRLLRDLLAEGAQAGDIRDDVSPDELATYCLHALAAAGVLPSKAAVRRLVSVTVTGLRPAVG; encoded by the coding sequence GTGCCGAAGCTCTGGAACGAGACCATCGAGGAGCACCGTCGCGCCGTACGCGACACGGTGTTGGAGACCACGGCGGTGCTGGTGACCGAGCGGGGGCTGCGCGCGGTGACGATGTCGAAGATCGCCGAGGAGAGCGGGATCGGCCGGGCCACGCTGTACAAGTACTTCCCGGACGTCGAGTCGATCATGACGGCGTGGCACGAGCAGCAGATCGCCGGGCACCTCCGCGAACTCGCCGAACTCCGGGACGGCGCGGGCAGCGCGGGTGAGCGGCTGGGAGCGGTACTGGAGGCGTACGCCTTCATTCAGCAGCGACGTCACGGCCATGGACCCGAACTCGGCGCGCTGCTGCACCAGGGCGCCCACGTCGTCGGCGCCGAGCAGCACCTCCACCGCCTCCTCCGCGACCTCCTGGCCGAGGGCGCACAGGCCGGCGACATCCGCGACGACGTCTCCCCGGACGAACTCGCGACCTATTGCCTGCACGCCCTCGCCGCGGCGGGCGTCCTGCCGTCGAAAGCCGCGGTACGACGACTCGTGTCGGTCACGGTGACGGGGCTGCGCCCGGCGGTGGGATGA
- a CDS encoding DUF2218 domain-containing protein — translation MLTAEAHIATDRPGRYLAQLCKHFDNKGRHLSHRPRTHTLPDLGPDQIQVEWTDSDGTLRLPWGQCTLQAVPGTLRVRVEADDRENLERLQELVSTHIGRFSRRDPLRVEWQPSGTSVDAPGEATVPPRQRHGGRTRFIVIGVAAVAVALHLALGGTALAHTPWTGWVVGFLVTVVVAKAALVGGLALHRHRSRIG, via the coding sequence ATGCTCACCGCCGAAGCACATATCGCCACCGACCGCCCCGGCCGCTACCTCGCGCAACTCTGCAAGCACTTCGACAACAAGGGCCGCCACCTGAGCCATCGGCCGCGCACCCACACGCTCCCGGATCTTGGGCCCGACCAGATCCAGGTCGAGTGGACGGACAGCGACGGGACGCTGCGGCTGCCGTGGGGGCAGTGCACCCTGCAGGCCGTTCCCGGCACGCTGCGGGTACGCGTCGAAGCCGACGACCGCGAGAACCTGGAGCGACTGCAGGAGCTCGTCAGCACGCACATCGGCAGGTTCAGCAGGCGCGATCCGTTGCGGGTGGAGTGGCAGCCGTCCGGGACGTCCGTGGACGCGCCCGGCGAAGCGACAGTTCCACCGCGCCAACGGCACGGCGGCCGGACCAGGTTCATCGTCATCGGCGTGGCGGCCGTCGCCGTAGCCCTGCATCTCGCGCTCGGCGGAACCGCCCTGGCCCACACGCCGTGGACCGGTTGGGTCGTGGGGTTCCTGGTGACGGTCGTCGTGGCGAAGGCGGCTCTGGTGGGCGGCCTGGCGCTGCATCGCCACAGGAGCCGTATCGGATAG
- a CDS encoding permease, with protein sequence MEAIGHALSIAGSMTWEVTWALILGFTLSAVVQAVVRRSTVVRLLGDDRPRTLAMAAGLGAASSSCSYAAVALARSLFRKGANFTAAMAFEIASTNLVVELGVILALLMGWQFTAAEFVGGPIMIVVLAVLFRLFLRQRLLDQAQEQAERGVAGSMEGHAAMDMSIGGQGSFVRRLFSRDGFTSVAHIFVMEWAAILRDLVAGLLIAGAIAAWVPDSFWHTFFLADHPLAAKLVGPLVGPLVAIATFVCSIGNVPLAVVLWKGGISFGGVIAFIYADLLILPILNIYRKYYGARTAGFLLVTFFAAMAVAGYIVEFAFGGLGLIPDQADAKIPDDGITWNYTTWLNIVFLLLAASLVVRFLRSGGPAMLRMMGGSPDRDEPDHEHEHHH encoded by the coding sequence ATGGAAGCGATCGGGCACGCGTTGTCCATTGCCGGGTCGATGACGTGGGAGGTGACCTGGGCACTGATCCTCGGATTCACGCTCTCCGCCGTCGTGCAGGCGGTGGTGCGTCGGTCGACGGTCGTACGGCTGCTCGGTGACGACCGGCCGCGGACGCTGGCGATGGCCGCCGGGCTCGGGGCCGCCTCGTCCTCCTGTTCGTACGCGGCGGTCGCGCTCGCCCGCTCCCTGTTCCGCAAGGGCGCGAACTTCACGGCGGCCATGGCCTTCGAGATCGCCTCCACCAACCTGGTCGTCGAACTCGGCGTGATCCTGGCCCTGTTGATGGGCTGGCAGTTCACCGCCGCGGAGTTCGTCGGCGGGCCGATCATGATCGTCGTACTCGCCGTGCTGTTCCGGCTCTTCCTGCGGCAGCGGCTGCTGGACCAGGCGCAGGAGCAGGCCGAGCGCGGGGTGGCCGGTTCCATGGAGGGGCATGCGGCGATGGACATGTCGATCGGGGGCCAAGGGAGCTTCGTCCGCCGGCTGTTCTCGCGGGACGGGTTCACGTCCGTCGCACACATCTTCGTGATGGAGTGGGCCGCGATCCTGCGCGATCTGGTGGCCGGACTGCTGATCGCGGGCGCGATCGCCGCCTGGGTGCCGGACAGCTTCTGGCACACGTTCTTCCTCGCGGACCACCCCCTCGCCGCGAAGCTGGTCGGACCGCTCGTCGGGCCGCTGGTGGCCATCGCCACCTTCGTCTGCTCGATCGGCAACGTGCCGCTCGCGGTGGTGCTGTGGAAGGGCGGCATCAGCTTCGGCGGGGTGATCGCCTTCATCTACGCCGACCTGCTGATCCTGCCGATCCTGAACATCTACCGGAAGTACTACGGCGCCCGGACGGCCGGCTTCCTGCTGGTGACCTTCTTCGCCGCGATGGCCGTCGCCGGCTACATCGTGGAATTCGCCTTCGGCGGGCTGGGGTTGATCCCCGACCAGGCCGACGCCAAGATCCCCGACGACGGGATCACCTGGAACTACACGACCTGGCTCAACATCGTCTTCCTGCTGCTGGCCGCGAGTCTGGTCGTACGGTTCCTGCGCAGCGGCGGACCGGCGATGCTGCGGATGATGGGCGGTTCACCGGACCGGGACGAGCCGGACCACGAGCACGAACACCATCACTAG